The Manihot esculenta cultivar AM560-2 chromosome 8, M.esculenta_v8, whole genome shotgun sequence genomic interval ACCAGCAAGCCTCTCTTTGTACATCTCATGATACGCGATCTGTCGACGCTACAAAGATTCTGATATGCAACTCAAATGCACACGTTACCATGAAATCGGAGAATGACCAGACAGGCTAGTATAGTATAGCATTCATTGAGAGGAATAATGGTCTAACATGGAGGAAAGAAAGAGTGATGGACTATACTGTGATCATCTTCTCCATTCATCCATTGTATAAACTGGTATTTGCCAGTTCTTCGTGTTCTTCTTAGGGTCATCAGTAAGGCTGAGATCCATATCATCTTCCTTGAATGTTTTAATGAATGTTGTGGCACCCATCAGTATAAGCCTCTCAACCATGAATAATTGGTAATTGTTCTTAATCAAGGGATCCAAGATCCTGCTATAATTGGATGAATATGCCAATTTATATCTGCAATTCAAGTTGACAAAATATCAAATCAGTTTCTTTATCATAACAAAATACAACTCCAAAAAGAAGAGAGAGTAGAGCCCAAAGTGACAAAAAGATCATCAGAACTTCATTAATACCAGTGTATCATCCTTATACGCAAACCAAATTAGCTATTAAAGTTAGTAGGTGAACAGATTTCCCAGAAACTCTGACCAGGTAATTGTGGGGTTGCATGCAGACTCATCATGCTCAGTTTTCATCAGTTCCTGCCCAATCAGGAACCcagtaattattatttattagtatgTTGAACTTTCCGCATCAGGGATTTTAATTGGATAGAGAACTTGAACTCCATATCCCCAGTTCTGATAAAAGCGTTAGATCTTTACTTGTATAGGATCTGCCTTTCACAGAATCACAACTAGACAGAATCTACTGTGTGATGGGGGTTCGGGTGGGGAGGAATTAATAGGTAGTAGGGGAAGATACTTGGAGGTGGATTATTTTATACTTCTACTTTTGAGAGATGCGGAATTCACAGAAAACAGTATGGAAACTTGATATATACATAAACCCAGTAACaccttaataatataaattaggaTGAAGGATGAGTACTGAGAGTCTGGGACTGCTCAACTCATTGCTAAATCTGCAAAGTGTCGCAGCCTCTAATTCCCCTAAAATTGAAACTCTGGTTGAATGAATATTTGTATAACTACTATTTCAGCCTAAAGGCCATTGCCAGGTGCACACTTCACATACTACAAAATATTGTTGGGGTGTACATGTAcagagaagagaggaagagagggaaAGTGAGATACAACAATACCTGCCTTGATTTTTAAATATGAGAAGAACTTCTATGAAATTATATTTCTGATATTAAAGGAGTCCCATATATACTAATGTAATTTGTTTTGCCTAATAAACCTCATAATGTCTGCATGGCATCTTTAAGTTGAGCTTGTACTTAATTTAGCACCTTCTCAGGGAGGTACTGGAGTTGAGGCTTACTAGAGATTTACAGCTAGCTGAGGACCCAAGAGGAGGAGCTCCACCGCCAGGTGCACAATTCTGGGTGATGGTATTGGCATTTTTATTATTGGGGAGATTATATAAATCCTCCTTTCAATAGTGGATGCAGGCAAACTTGCTGAACAATATAAAATCCTTCTGTTcacttttctctctctattttctagTGCATGTGTGTGTGTGGTCAAGGGTATTTTGCTGACAGGCACAAGCATATAGGTGACAACAGGGGATGACCAAATGGCATAATGCAATTGATTGAAGtagaaaacaaaaaattttGATATCTCTATGGAAGCAAACTCACTTCAGTACATAAAGAATTACAAGTCCATTAATCCCAAGCAATAGTGTGAATAAGATTGTTACAGCTCTTGTTTTGACTGGATTAATGACAAAAAATTAAGatcaacaacaaaaaaaaaaatacttcacATGCCTAAATTAGAGAACACTTATGCATCCCAGTTGCCAAAttcccctttttcttttttggtgaGAAAGTTGGCCAAATTCCCAACATGAATATATTAGTTTTCAGTTAATGAGCATCATCCATGGACTTCCTACAAGGAGTTTACCAGTGTATATCTACTCAGGGCATTGATTTTGCAGGGATACGTTATGATTTGtatttgataataaatgtagccatttgagaaaaaaaaatatgtatatcAATTTCTAAAATGTATCTAACATGTAGTGATTGCTCCTAGATAGTAGATACACTTTGGGAACATTTTAAAAGTAGCACACAAAAATTTAATGGAAAAGCAAAGAAAAGTCATTACAagtacaaaattttaaaaaaagattGTGACTTGGCTTATGCACTTGCATTCCTCCTTTCATCTAGTTTTTCATCATGCAATGCAGAACAAAATGAACTTTCAGTTCTTTAATTCCAGGCATTAAGTTAAACACGTTTATACTTGGTCACTAATTTAAAGTGTTCAGAAAAGCATGACAAAGGGATCCATCAATCTGACCACAACTCGTGGAGAATCAGATCTTTCCAACAGACCACCACTAGTTAAACATTGTATAGTTTAGTTCAATTTAGGTTACAGAGATTTGTGCGCTCAACTTCTTTACATATAAGCAGATCAGCATTCTTAAGGAGTTTCAAACTCTCATTCAAATTTATTAGCAATGATTTTAACATGCAAAATTTAACTACAGTCTGATCTTTGCCACATCAAACAATTATAAGTTGCAATGAGTATGTAAATGACAAAAAGTTAAACCAAGTTTCTAACTACACATTTATTTCTTTTGTTACAGTTTAATGTTATGTTTCAGATATTCCTCCACGTCATATATCAAGCTTATGTATCCATATCCCATATTTGTGCTTCAATGGTAAGAGATAATTGATTTACATTCAAAATATACATTGACAATAGTGCAAGTACTAAACCAGGCATATCTTATACAAGTTTGAGATGTTACCGGGCAGAGAGAAGTGAAAAAAATTCCGGTTTCTTCTCATTTGAAGCAATAAAAAGAGTTCGTCCAGGTGGGACCCACTTTTCAATCCTATGAAGTATAAACTCTGGGCGAGTATCCCTGTCCAGGTGAGGATGTAGGCTCCGCGCAACACCAAACCTATCCTttctagtttttattttatcaccGCGACGAACATGAATAGCATCATAATCACCGAGATGTGCCTTAATCTGCACAAGGaaataaccaaaaaaaaaacaagtgcTTTTGAATCAATGAAAGTGTACTCTGGGAAGCTTTTCAACCAACAGTTTGCAGAGCAAGTGAAACAATGCAAAGCAAAAGGTACTTGAATCAATTGGCAGAAACTTGATtggaaacaacacatttccTCTTCTAAATTGAGATTCAACCATAAACTTTAAATATATGACTGTCAGTAAACAAGCAAAACTAACTCACAGAATGAACTATTACTTTCTAGATATAACAACACCTTAACCTAACCATTACTAGTTATTACATCCTGAATTATTAACTGAAGCTATGAAGCATTTAATTTGAGAAATGCATGCCAAATTTCGCAAGTTGAGTATCCTGAAAATACTTCAGAATGGTTACTAGGTTACTTTGCCAACCACTAAAAAATTTGGACAAATCTACTCCATTACCACCATTGCCTTCATCAAAAGCATTATCATGTAAAGGATCCCTACAAATAACAAAACATATCCTGAGACCTATTCAACTATTAATTGTAAAAACTGTAAATTTCAGAGCTAATTTTACTCATCGTCCCTCAACTTATATGGCTATATCAGTAATATCCCTTACCTTCGATTTGTATCATAAAActctctaaattttaatttgaatatcaTTAAAGTCCCTATGATAGCACTTGGTCAAATTATGTATAAATTTCGCTCACTATCCCTAAATTTAGATGAATGGTCACAATGGTACCTCAACTTTAATTTGCATaatacaaattttttaaatttcaattcaattcattttcctttaaaatttttataaaaatattcataataaattttaaactataattatgtaattttgTTTGAGAAATTATAGtcagattaaaatttaaatttttatttacttatttattttctatttactTGAGTTTataattaacttaaaattttataattttgtctTGGGAtggtattatatatttttctattttttaattttatacatattattttaatataaaaaaatttattttactttattctaattacatataaatactatttaatggttgattttccattttttttatttatataatatactaTGGTCTATGGTTAATAAAATCTAACATCAAGGCcaatttatataatatcaatctaTGTAAATCTAATGAAAATAAAGATAGAATTCCTTTACATTAAAATAAcatctataaaattaaaaaataaaaaatatataatacaatcctaaaatcaaattataaaattttaagttagttataaactcaaataaatagaaaacaaataaatacaaattttaattttaatcaaataacatctacaaaattaaaaaatataaaatatacaatACCATCATAAATTCAAATTGTAAAAGGTAAAGTTAGTTATAAActcaaataaatagaaaataaataaatataaattgtaattttggtcttattataaaattttgaaataaaaaattacattattatgatttataatttattatgaatatttttataaaaattttaaagaaaattacgttagaaattttaaaatttttgttataCAAATTAAAGTTGAGGGATAATTGTGATATATTCTTCTAAATTTAAGAATGGTGAGTGAAATTTAGACTTTGATTGACGTGTAAACCTATAATAGCAAGTTACAAGaattttaatgataataaaattaaagtttagaGAGTTTTATGATACAAATTGAAGTTAAGGAATATTACTGATACAAAACCTAAAACCTAAATTGAGGGACGATGAATGAAATTAACTCGTAAATTTCACGAACTATCTATCGTCCATAAACAACAACATGAGACAACATCAGCTAGCAGATCCACCAAATAAGCTAGAAGGTGATTTAGGAAAGCATTGACAGCTCTCATATGACAACAAGCAATTGAATTAATACAGTCAACTTTTGTTCAAAAACATTGTGTTGTAGGGATTTAGAACTAGAAGAAAGGAACAATGGATTATGGTTCCCTTGAGGCATTTCTGGTTCAGGAAAAGGTGGTTTAGATAATGAAGATTAGGAGATCTGAATTTTGGGATTTTGAGGCTTGATGAGGATTATAAGATCTATGGGACATTAGAAGCAACAAATGTGCAAAGTATTCAAATAGATACGCAAAAATCGaagcatataaaaaaaatcagatgGTTGAAACCACAATAGAGATAGTTATATGTCTTCAAATGCAAATTTTACATACCTAATATTTCATTTTCTAATGACCAATTTATGGTTACAAATGCTCTAGTTTTGATATATGAATAAAACTACAAGTTTTGGGGCATGTATGTGTAATTCCCAACATATCTCAAGTTAAGGCCATATCATGCAACAGCCTGGAGAATTTCCATTAGATAATTTTTACACTTCAAAAGTTCACCTCACGAACCATGTTTCGTGTACCACTAGGGTTTGGGAGAAAGCAATAACAGGGTTACATAGCTTCCTACACCTGTTTTATTTTGTTCGACTTTTTCTCTTGTCACTTCTTCTTACACCTGCTTAAAccagaaatttatttatatggtAATAAAAAGGGTTGACATATCAAATGTTACAGACCTTCTCTGCTGCGTCTCTTAATTTCTCTGATGCCATTGAAGGAAGAAATGAATATGACAATAATATAGCACTGCGGTTGTTTCGGTCCTTGCACTCCATGAACCTGAATGACCACCATGATTAATAGCTGTATAGAAACTTGCAGGAATCAAACATTCTCAACCTGGATAGTatggaaaattattttataaaaaataagcaCATCAACAAGAATAATATTGCATAATCCCTTCTCTGATGGAGATTTTGTATTGTCATCACAACTTGACACCAGCTTATTAGAATGGTTTAGTACCAGTTTCTGAAAGAATACTAAGTGATCTATGATGAACTACAACCAAGTGATTTTTCTTTAAACtctaataaaaattaacatGCCAATATTCTTCCTCATGATTCCTCCCAATTCCCAAATGAATCATAATCCTGTATTCCAATTAATGCTTTTTCATCCCATTTTTgacatgaaaaagaaagaagctaAAACGATAATTAACTTACCATGAAAGAGGGCTTGCTGTCCTATTAATGAGCAAGATATTTGAGTAGTGACTTTTCTCTTTGAGATCAACCCGACTAACTCCTTCAACATGGGCAACTCCTCTATCTCCCAATTTCATACTTGTTGACAATACATGATGCCAAACTTTTGAATTGTCCAAAATTACAGGTATAGTTTCAGATATGAGGTCAATATCATACAAAGAGTCCATGTAACAAAAGCTTGCAGCCCATCTACCAAATAAAATGAGCAAGTTCAGGTGATACATTTGACCTTTTTATTgattatatgtgtatatatcaACAAATGACAAAGCAAACCCGTTCTAAACTCTGAAGTTCAATCTGTCCTTTCATATGGATTCAAAGACAAGAAATGAAAGAACTGTGTTCAAAAACAAAGATTATGAAGGGTGATGTTATTCCTAAAGTCAAAGTTCTTGGTACAAAAATGCATTCCACACTGTGCAAGATTGGTTTTAGCGCTCTAGGTCCTTAGtgtttttctgaaaaaattactatttagtccctatattaTGGAGAAACTCACTAGTTAGTCCCTCAATTTtgcaaaatatattaaatgtctctaacgttttaaaaaatttactaatttgtcCTTCCATTAATTTTAGCCATTAAGTGTtacaaaaaaatctaaaataccctTAATATGAAAAGACAAATCAGTAGACTTTTTATAAAACTGAAGGACCAAGTAATaagttttttcaaattataggaactaaatagtaaaagacttaacagttaaaattaacaaaaacgactaactagtaaatttcttaaaaagtcagggatgttttaatatatttttcaaaatcgagaAACAAAGTTTCCTTAcaatatagggactaaatagtaaatttcccttattttttaatagcaatttttttattttgagaaactCCATGAAAGAGttttcaagaacatacatttccTCAGAACTTGCATTGTTAGAATGATGAAGGATccccttcttattgtgtattGGATTTATACACATAGTGGAAGGCATCACAAAAGTCCTGCAGcaagataataaaaattgaaagaaaaatgtCAGATTAGAGATATCTATATGGCTGATCAAATGGGAATAAGGTTTATGAGTTGAATTTATTGACAAAGAGAATATAAAAGCACTCAGTAATATATTGACGTGTTGAATTTGTATAGGATCCTGTAGAGATGGAATACCTTAACACTATCAATTAAGCATTCAGATGCACAAGTATGCCATCTATACCAAGTTATCAAACATGACGATGGAGAATATAGAGCATTTATTGCATCGAGATCCAACTATATTTGTCTTACTTTCAATTTGAATAGGGTAAAACCCGATAATTAAAAAACCTTAAGCACAGAGCTGAGGCAAGAAAAAACCCATTTTACTAAAAGGAATACATTTATTTATCATAATAGAATACCAGAATCGGTAGTTTTTAACTCCCACATAAGCGTTAGTGCGATTAACTATGAAAAACCATACTAATTTTCCATTTTGCTCTTAAGACATTCTGCCTAAAAAGAAAATCTGAATCTCATAGTTTGCTCATATTATTTCCCATAAAATGATCTAGAAGGTCAACAGTTGCAAGGAACTCAATTTCCAAATTCAAGTTCTTCAGATCCCAAAAGTTAAATATGTTAAACATACaacaaacaaaaaaatattatcctACATTTTCCCAGTAATTAAACTAATTGCCAATGAGAATAATAGATCCAAAATTTACACATTCTAGTGAGGCAGTAATACAGAAGTAAGTGCAAGAAGAACTCTTTAACAATTCCATATCTCACTTCCCACGTTCGCCAGCATCCAAAACAGAGCATAGAATCCAAATCCACCAAATCAAAAAAAACACCCAACAACGCAAAGTCACAAAATTTAAACAATGCATGTAAAATTACCTATTCAAAAACATTGCTTCTTCAAGGGCACACCTGAGGCTGGATTCCTGGTGACCCAAACCCTCACAGGACTCACAGTGCTTGCCAGGGCAGTCAATTTTGCTGCCCCAGTACAAGTACTTGTCATGGAGAGAATGCAGCCTCGGGGGTTTCCTATATCTCAATGAGTTCTTTTTGGAGGAGAAAGAAAACCCATCTGTGGAAAACAGAAACAACAATGTAATTGCAGATATGCAGATCAAAAGAGTGTAGAATGGGGACCTGGGCTTTGGCTTCAGCCTTATGGGTTTGGAAATTGTTGCCATAAGAGTGCGAGGGAGAGAAAGGTGGAAGAAAATCGAACGAGGGCAAAgagtttcatgattttattcttttcttaatAAAAACTGGATGGAAGGAAGGGGGAGGAGGAGGGCTGCAATTGCCGGGCCGGGGACGGATCGGATCGGGTAAAATGCACCGATGATATTTTGCATGTAAAACCATTAAACATATTTCTacatctaaattttattaaaaaaaattatgacactttaaaattttatttaaaattttttataatattttaaattttaaaaatatattataatatatctaattatttcataattacaataattttataattttaagacaATTAAGTAGTACAAATTATAAATGCATTCatatatattcataaaaataaaattatcatttaattttatttttaataatttataatttaataataataataatttaaatttgctCCTAATTCTAaagtgattttaattttatttttaaatagttgAAGTgtgtgatatttttaaaattcaagatgtcattaaatttttttgataaaattcaaGATATCAATCTATATTATGTAAAAAAAAGtctaacataaaattttaataatttttcatgattataatttaactatttaaatttggATAATAAATCTCATTATTTAGAATTAGTTGCAATATAGCCAgaattttaaagtaattttaaCCAAAATAAGTTTACTATGTCTCTAGTGGCAGatgtgtttttttaattttttttaatcactaTTAATTTCACATCACTTA includes:
- the LOC110621783 gene encoding uncharacterized protein LOC110621783 is translated as MATISKPIRLKPKPRSPFYTLLICISAITLLFLFSTDGFSFSSKKNSLRYRKPPRLHSLHDKYLYWGSKIDCPGKHCESCEGLGHQESSLRCALEEAMFLNRTFVMPSTMCINPIHNKKGILHHSNNASSEEIWAASFCYMDSLYDIDLISETIPVILDNSKVWHHVLSTSMKLGDRGVAHVEGVSRVDLKEKSHYSNILLINRTASPLSWFMECKDRNNRSAILLSYSFLPSMASEKLRDAAEKIKAHLGDYDAIHVRRGDKIKTRKDRFGVARSLHPHLDRDTRPEFILHRIEKWVPPGRTLFIASNEKKPEFFSLLSARYKLAYSSNYSRILDPLIKNNYQLFMVERLILMGATTFIKTFKEDDMDLSLTDDPKKNTKNWQIPVYTMDEWRR